One genomic window of Panicum hallii strain FIL2 chromosome 6, PHallii_v3.1, whole genome shotgun sequence includes the following:
- the LOC112897567 gene encoding uncharacterized protein LOC112897567, producing the protein MAMENLPWWPLSAWVSPGAALFLLCNVLIGAIVVTSRGDQGGRAAASTRRLCRSASSMVLERLRSFSMFSVHPVPFEEGYDHPSMELEAEEQRQQPQPAVAEPGTPAASASAPAVAAASATSSKSATAEEVAGAGKDKPVFSEEAQGPAWQSSSPPAAVTAAAEATAAAERPETVAESIMQRARACRREVEEALEGRAALNARAELFIRQFREDLKLQRLNSIINYTRALRRGAGAPAAGQ; encoded by the coding sequence ATGGCGATGGAGAACCTGCCGTGGTGGCCGCTGTCGGCGTGGGTGAGCCCCGGCGCGGCGCTGTTCCTGCTGTGCAACGTGCTCATCGGCGCCATCGTGGTCACGTCCCGCGGGGATCagggcggccgcgcggcggcgTCCACGCGGAGGCTCTGCCGCAGCGCGTCGTCCATGGTCCTCGAGCGGCTCCGGTCCTTCTCCATGTTCTCCGTCCACCCCGTCCCCTTCGAAGAGGGCTACGACCACCCGTCCATGGAACTGGAAGCTGaggagcagcggcagcagcctCAACCGGCCGTCGCGGAACCAGGGACCCCCGCGGCGTCAGCGAGCGCGCCCGCCGTCGCAGCAGCATCTGCAACGTCGTCCAAGAGCGCTACCGCTGAGGAAGTGGCTGGAGCCGGGAAGGACAAGCCCGTCTTCTCCGAGGAGGCTCAAGGGCCGGCATGGCAATCGTCGTCGCCACCAGCTGCTGTCACCGCTGCCGCCGAGGCaactgcggcggcggagcgacCGGAGACGGTGGCGGAGTCAATCATGCAGCGCGCACGAGCGTGCCGGCGGGAAGTGGAGGAAGCACTGGAGGGGAGAGCGGCGCTGAACGCGCGGGCGGAGCTGTTCATTCGGCAGTTCCGAGAGGACCTCAAGCTGCAGCGCCTCAACTCCATCATCAACTACACCCGCGCCCTCCGTCGCGGTGCTGGAGCACCGGCGGCCGGGCAGTAG
- the LOC112897367 gene encoding momilactone A synthase-like, with translation MFIRALQLILREKKSGITAPGSSAFVKAFSSASAFQSQRLAGKVAVITGGASGIGKATAAEFVRNGAKVVIADVQDDLGHAVAAELGGPDVACYTRCDVIDEAQVAAAVDLAVARHGQLDVMFNNAGIGGCPVRPPLGEVDLADFDRVMATNARGVLAGLKHAARVMVPRRCGSIICTASAAAVVGTAATPAYSASKAAVLGLVRTVAAETARSGVRVNAVSPYAIPTPLVLGAFAAWLPGKSAEEIRRIIEVDMGVVDGAVLEAEDIARAALYLASDEAKYVNGHNLVVDGGWTVGKSSR, from the exons ATGTTCATCAGAGCCTTGCAATTGATTCTCAG GGAGAAGAAGAGCGGGATCACGGCGCCAGGATCGTCGGCCTTCGTCAAGGCCTTCTCCTCGGCATCGGCCTTTCAGAGTCAGAG GCTGGCCGGGAAGGTCGCCGTCATCACCGGTGGCGCGAGCGGCATCGGCAAGGCGACCGCCGCCGAGTTCGTTAGGAACGGCGCGAAGGTGGTCATCGCGGACGTCCAGGACGACCTCGGCCACGCGGTCGCAGCGGAGCTCGGCGGCCCGGACGTCGCGTGCTACACCCGCTGCGACGTGATCGACGAGGCGCAGGTGGCCGCGGCCGTGGACCTCGCGGTGGCCCGCCACGGGCAGCTGGACGTCATGTTCAACAACGCCGGCATCGGGGGCTGCCCCGTGCGTCCGCCGCTGGGCGAAGTGGACCTCGCCGACTTCGACCGGGTGATGGCGACCAACGCCCGGGGCGTGCTGGCGGGGCTCAAGCACGCGGCGCGCGTCATGGTCCCGCGCCGCTGCGGCAGCATCATCTGcaccgcgagcgccgccgccgtggtggGCACCGCGGCCACCCCTGCGTACAGCGCCTCCAAGGCGGCGGTGCTCGGCCTCGTCCGCACCGTGGCGGCGGAGACTGCGCGCTCCGGGGTGCGCGTGAACGCCGTCTCCCCCTACGCCATCCCGACGCCGCTGGTTCTGGGGGCCTTCGCGGCGTGGCTCCCCGGGAAGAGCGCCGAGGAGATCAGGCGGATCATCGAGGTGGACATGGGCGTGGTGGACGGGGCGGTGCTGGAGGCGGAGGACATCGCGAGGGCGGCGCTGTACCTGGCGTCCGACGAGGCCAAGTACGTGAACGGGCACAACCTCGTCGTCGACGGCGGCTGGACGGTGGGCAAGAGCAGCAGGTAG
- the LOC112897792 gene encoding momilactone A synthase-like has protein sequence MTMFIRALQLALRQKKSRIIGPGSSGFVASAFSSSAPSSQSQQRLAGKVAVVTGGASGIGKATAAEFVRNGAKVVIADIQDDLGHAVAAELGGPGVVCYTRCDVADEAQVAAAVDLAVARHGHLDVMFNHAGIGGDPRPPPPLGAVDLADFDRVMAINARGVLAGLKHAARVMVPRRRGSILCTASVAALVGGVATPAYGASKAAVLGLVRTVAAELARSGVRVNAICPAGIMTPMGLQSLQSWLPGRSAEEIKRMVEVDFNPMAGTVLEVEDIARAALYLASDEAKYVNGHNLVIDGGSSVSTRA, from the exons ATGACGATGTTCATCAGAGCCTTGCAGTTGGCTCTCAG GCAGAAGAAGAGCAGGATCATTGGGCCAGGATCATCAGGCTTCGTCGCCAGTGCCTTCTCCTCCTCGGCTCCGAGCTCGCAGAGTCAGCAGAG GCTGGCCGGGAAGGTCGCCGTCGTCACCGGTGGCGCCAGCGGCATCGGCAAGGCGACCGCCGCCGAGTTCGTCAGGAACGGCGCCAAGGTGGTCATCGCCGACATCCAGGACGACCTGGGACACGCCGTGGCCGCGGAGCTCGGTGGCCCGGGCGTGGTGTGCTACACCCGCTGCGACGTCGCGGACGAGGCGCAGGTCGCCGCGGCCGTGGACCTCGCGGTCGCCCGGCACGGGCACCTCGACGTCATGTTCAACCACGCCGGCATCGGGGGCGacccgaggccgccgccgccgctgggcgCCGTGGACCTCGCGGACTTCGACCGCGTGATGGCGATCAACGCGCGGGGCGTGCTGGCGGGTCTCAAGCACGCCGCGCGCGTCATggtcccgcgccgccgcggcagcaTCCTCTGCACGGCGAGCGTCGCCGCGCTGGTGGGCGGCGTGGCCACCCCGGCGTACGGCGCGTCCAAGGCGGCGGTGCTGGGCCTGGTGCGCACCGTGGCGGCGGAGCTGGCGCGCTCCGGGGTGCGCGTGAACGCCATCTGCCCCGCCGGCATCATGACGCCAATGGGCCTGCAGAGCCTCCAGTCGTGGCTTCCCGGGAGGAGCGCCGAGGAGATCAAGCGGATGGTGGAGGTCGACTTCAACCCGATGGCCGGGACGGTGCTGGAGGTGGAGGACATCGCGAGGGCCGCCCTGTACCTGGCGTCCGACGAGGCCAAGTACGTGAACGGGCACAACCTCGTCATCGACGGCGGCTCGTCGGTGAGCACGAGAGCCTAG